In Trueperella pecoris, the DNA window ATCTTCGAATCGATGCCCAGCCACGGGATGATATCGCCGAGGGTGGTCAGGAGGAGGAAGATCGCGACGAAGGTCAGCAGCTGCGGGAACATCTGGATGATCATGAGGGACATCAGGGTGACCTTGCGGCCCTGGAAGCGGTAACGCGAGAATGCGTACGCCGCCGCCGCACCCATGAGCACCGTACCGATCGACGTCGCGACGCCGATGATGAGGGTGTTCTTCAGCCACGTCCAGAACATGGTGTCGGACAGCTCGCTGAAGTTCTCAAATGAGACGTCGGAAAAGAGCGCGTTTGCGCCCGTCAGGGTGGTCGAGATGTTCGGGTTGAGTGCCGCCGAGACGATGTAGACGATCGGGAAGGCCGCGTAGACCACGGCAAGCATGCCGACGACGTGGCGGAAGCCTAGCTCACGGAACCAACGCCCGAAACCCATCTTGTTCTCAGCGACCTGAAGCTGCCCGGCTGCGGGC includes these proteins:
- a CDS encoding sugar ABC transporter permease, with amino-acid sequence MTEHTAMAQPAAGQLQVAENKMGFGRWFRELGFRHVVGMLAVVYAAFPIVYIVSAALNPNISTTLTGANALFSDVSFENFSELSDTMFWTWLKNTLIIGVATSIGTVLMGAAAAYAFSRYRFQGRKVTLMSLMIIQMFPQLLTFVAIFLLLTTLGDIIPWLGIDSKIALIAVYWGGALGANTFLMYGFFNSIPMELDEAAKIDGASHSQIYWTIVMPLVIPILAVVGLLSFISAFNDFILSRTILTSQNNWTLAVGMNLWVGGNEKHWEWFTAGSIISALPILLLFLFLQKYIVSGLTGGAVKG